In Heptranchias perlo isolate sHepPer1 chromosome 38, sHepPer1.hap1, whole genome shotgun sequence, a single window of DNA contains:
- the gdpgp1 gene encoding GDP-D-glucose phosphorylase 1 has protein sequence MAAPSEAGIAELKPADGAAVNGEPEQARPWTEAEVFAYSEGDFFKSGVRWGRPGTRCRFDAALRSAWADRMSRGCFRYALRGPELLSRVLPGPRRFVAQLNVSRGTERRRPQEILSLRQPFDPNQFNFGKIRPREILFALRRGGAACPGDRLTGQGGALLIINVSPLEYGHVLLLPDPARALPQVLTGDSLLQALELVFLSSDPGFRMGFNSLGAFASVNHLHLHGYYLGHELEVESAPTEPLAPGTGFNRAEPELDVGAGWTGTTRDQPGPGLDKPGLQRAEGEREPPRSRSRPRPKPLHRVHLLSGHPTRGLVLYTDGTDIPQTAAALHRITDFFLGRSLAHNLFLTRGCPLGGRVADPGSRDGVRLILWPRRSCFGVKEESAFNVALCELAGHLPIKTPHHYSEMTEGKALEIIRKHLLSEEELSQLRSEITGLLED, from the coding sequence ATGGCGGCGCCCAGTGAGGCGGGAATCGCTGAGCTGAAGCCGGCGGATGGAGCCGCGGTAAACGGGGAGCCGGAGCAGGCCAGACCGTGGACGGAGGCCGAGGTGTTCGCGTACTCGGAGGGTGATTTCTTTAAGAGCGGGGTCCGGTGGGGCCGCCCGGGAACCCGCTGCCGCTTCGATGCGGCGCTCCGCTCGGCCTGGGCCGATCGGATGTCCCGGGGCTGCTTCCGCTACGCCCTGCGGGGGCCGGAGCTGCTCAGCCGGGTGCTGCCGGGGCCGCGCCGCTTTGTGGCCCAGCTGAACGTCAGCCGGGGAACGGAGCGGCGGAGGCCGCAGGAGATCCTCAGCCTCCGGCAGCCCTTCGACCCCAATCAGTTCAACTTCGGCAAGATCCGGCCCCGGGAGATCCTCTTCGCCCTCCGCCGGGGAGGCGCCGCCTGTCCCGGGGACAGACTTACGGGGCAAGGGGGTGCCTTGCTGATCATCAACGTGAGCCCCCTGGAGTACGGCCACGTTCTGCTGCTCCCCGACCCGGCTCGGGCTCTGCCGCAGGTTTTAACCGGGGACTCGCTGCTCCAGGCCCTGGAGCTGGTCTTCCTGAGCTCGGACCCGGGCTTCCGAATGGGGTTTAACAGTCTCGGGGCCTTCGCCTCCGTCAATCACCTGCACCTGCACGGCTATTATTTGGGACACGAGTTAGAGGTGGAATCGGCCCCGACCGAGCCTCTGGCCCCGGGCACGGGTTTTAATAGAGCCGAGCCCGAGCTGGATGTAGGAGCGGGCTGGACTGGGACAACCCGGGATCAGCCGGGGCCAGGACTGGACAAACCTGGGCTCCAGCGGGCTGAAGGGGAACGCGAGCCGCCCCGGTCCCGGTCCCGGCCCCGGCCAAAGCCGCTGCACCGAGTTCACCTTCTGTCCGGACACCCCACTCGAGGGCTGGTCCTGTACACGGACGGGACCGACATCCCGCAGACCGCGGCCGCGCTTCACCGAATCACCGACTTCTTCCTGGGCCGATCGCTGGCTCACAACCTGTTCCTGACTCGGGGTTGCCCGCTGGGGGGCCGAGTTGCAGACCCGGGATCGCGGGACGGGGTTCGGCTCATACTCTGGCCGCGGAGATCCTGCTTCGGCGTCAAGGAGGAGTCGGCATTTAACGTGGCTCTGTGTGAGCTGGCGGGACACTTGCCCATCAAAACCCCCCACCATTACAGCGAGATGACTGAGGGGAAGGCGCTGGAAATAATCCGCAAGCACTTACTCTCTGAAGAGGAACTCTCCCAACTTAGATCAGAAATAACTGGGCTTCTAGAGGATTGA